A stretch of DNA from Bacillus sp. NP157:
CGAGCTGGCCTGGCAGGCCGCCGTGCAGGCGCACGGCGAGCTGATGTCCAGCGCGCTCGGCGCGGCCTTCCTCAGCGCCAACGGCCTGCCCACGGCATGGCTGGACGCGCGCGAATGCCTGCACGCGGTGGCGTTGCCCAACCAGAACGAGCGGACCCGGCTGCTCTCGGCCATGGTCGAGCCGCACCCGGACCCGGCGCTGTCGGCGATGCTGGCCGCGCGTGGCGAGGTGTTCATCACCCAGGGCTTCATCGCCCGCGACGACGATGGCCGCACCGTGCTGCTCGGCCGTGGCGGTTCGGACACCTCGGCGGCGTATTTCGGTGCGCTGCTGGCCGCCGCCCGCGTCGAGATCTGGACCGACGTCGCCGGCATGTTCAGCGCCAACCCGCGCCAGGTCGCCGGTGCGCGCCTGCTCCAGCGGCTGGACTATGAAGAAGCCCAGGAAATCGCCTCGACCGGCGCCAAGGTGTTGCACCCGCGCTGCCTGTCGCCGCTGCGCGAGCCGCGCGTGCCGCTGCTGGTGAAAGACACCAACCGTCCGGAACTGGAAGGCACGGTGATCGGTCCCGAGGTGCGCGAGCACGCGCCGAGCATCAAGGCGATCAGCGCACGCAAGGGCATCACCCTGGTGTCGATGGAATCGGTCGGCATGTGGCAGCAGGTCGGCTTCCTCGCCGACGTGTTCGATGCGTTCAAACGGCACGGCCTCTCGGTCGACCTGATCGGTTCGGCGGAGACCAACGTCACCGTGTCGCTCGATCCGACCGAAAACCTGCTCGATTCCGATGCCATCGCCGCGCTTGCCGCGGACCTGGCCCGGGTTTGCCGGGTCAAGGTCATCGCGCCGTGTGCCGCGATCACGCTGGTTGGCCGTGGCATGCGTTCCATGCTGCACAAGCTGTCGGGCGTGCTGGCGGAGTTCGGCCAGCTGCGCGTGCACCTGATCTCGCAGTCGTCGAACAACCTCAACCTCACCTTCGTGGTCGACGAGGACGTGGTCGACGACATGCTGCCGCGCCTGCACGAGCTGCTGATCGGCGCGGGTGCCCTGCGCACCGACGACAGCGTGGTGTTCGGCCCGGCCTGGCAGTCGCTGTATGGCAGTGGCGAGACGCCGTTGCCCGCCGCCGCGTGGTGGCAGGCCGAACGGCCGCGGCTGATGCAGCTCGCCGCGGAACGCACGCCGCGCTACGCCTACCACCTGCCGACCGTGCGGTCGCAGGCACGCAAGGTCAAATCGCTGCAGGCCATCGATCGCGCGCACTACGCGGTGAAAGCCAATACCCACCCCGGTATCCTCAAGGTGCTGGCGGAAGAAGGCTTCGCGTTCGAATGCGTGTCGCCGGGCGAGCTGGAGGCGGTCGCCGCGGTCGTGCCCGAGAGCGTGCCGCTGCTGTTCACGCCGAACTTCGCCGCGCGCCGTGACTTCGAAGCGGCGCTGAAGACGCGGGCGACGATCACCATCGACGCGCTCCATCCGATCGAGCATTGGGGCGACCTGTTCGCCGGGCGCGACATCGTCCTGCGCGTGGACCTCGGTCGCGGCCTGGGCCACCACCAGAAGGTGAAGACCGGTGGCACCGGCAGCAAGTTCGGCGTACCGATCGAGCAGGTCGACCGTTTCCTGCGCCTCGCCGACGACGCGGGCGCGCGGGTCATCGGCCTGCACGCCCACCTCGGCTCGGGCATCCTCGACGCCGCGCACTGGGGCGAGGTCTACTCGCAGCTGGCCGCGCTGGCCGAACGCATCGGCACCATCAGCATCCTCAACATCGGCGGTGGCCTGGGCGTGCCTTCGCATCCGGGCGAAACCGCGCTGGACATGGTCGCCCTGGATCGCGTGCTGACCTCGGTGCGCCAGGCCTACCCGCAGTTCCAGGTGTGGATGGAGCCGGGCCGATTCCTGGTCGCCGATGCCGGCGTGCTGCTGGCGAAGGTGACCCAGGAGAAGGAAAAGGGCACCAACGTGCGCTACCTCGGCCTCGATACCGGCATGAACAGCCTGATCCGCCCGGCGCTGTACGATGCGTGGCACGAGATCGCCAACCTGTCGCGCTTCGGCGAGCCGGCGACCACGATGTACCAGGTGGTCGGGCCGATCTGTGAGTCAGGCGATATCCTTGGTTCCGACCGACGCCTGCCCGAATCGCAAGAGGACGACGTGATACTGATTGCACAGGGAGGCGCTTATGGCGCCGTGATGGCGTCGCGCTACAACCTGCGCGACGCAGCCGACGAGGTGCTGCTGCCGTGACCACCACCGTGATCGCCGATCCGCGCGAAAGCCAGCGCTTCCGCTTCGTACGCCATGCCTACGCCGATGGCGTGGCCGAGCTGGCCTACGCGTTCGACGACGGCCCGGAACTGGTGGAGCGGATCACGTTCCCCGGTGCGCCGGCGGTGCCGGCCGGGCGCGAGAAAGCCTTCGCGGCCGCCCTGCGCCTGCTCCACCTCGTCGCCGGCGTCAGCTACTACAAGGCCGGCATCCCGCCCTCGATCGTGGTCGAGGGCGAGCCGCTGGACGAAGAGGGCGCGGCGATGTTCGATGCCCTCTACGTGCACGGCCTGGCCGAGTTCGCCTATCGCAACCGGCTGGACCTGCGTAGCCGCATCCGTTTCCCGTCCGGCGCCGCGAAGGCCGCGCCGGCCCCCGCCATCGGCCTGCCACGGCGGTCGCTGCTGCCGATCGGCGGTGGCAAGGATTCGGTGGTGGCGGTCGAGGCCGTGAAGTCGATCGGTGCCGATGCAACGGCCGCGTGGGTGGGCAACTCGCCGCTCATCGCCGAGTGTGCGGCGCGCACCGGCCTGTCCACGCTGAACATCTCGCGCGAGCTCGCCTCCGGCCTGTTCGAACTCAATCGCCTGGGCGCGTGGAACGGGCACATCCCGGTCACCGCGATCAATTCCGCGATCCTCGTCGTGGCCGCGGTGCTATACGGCTACGACTCCATCGTGTTCGCCAACGAGCGCTCCGCGTCCGTGGCCACGCTGGAATACGAAGGCCAGGAAGTGAACCACCAGTGGAGCAAGGGCTTCGGTTTCGAGAAGACCTTCCACGATTACGTGCACTCGCACGTCGCCGCCGACCTCGATTACTGCTCGCTGTTGCGGCCGTGGTCGGAGCTGGCCGTGACCAGTGCGTTCGCCCGCCTCGGTGGCGATTACTTCAGCGTGTTCTCCAGCTGCAATCGCAACTTCCGCATCCTCGGCCCGAAGCCGGCGGATCGCTGGTGCGGGCAGTGCCCGAAGTGCCATTTCGTGTTCCTGGCGCTGGCGCCGTTCATGCCCAAGCCGCGGCTGCTGCAGATCTTCGGGCGTAACCTGCTCGACGATCCGGACCTGGCCGACGCCTTCGATGCCTTGCTCGAATACCGCGAGCACAAGCCGTTCGAATGCGTGGGCGAGGGCGCCGAAGCACGCGCGGCATTGAATGCGCTCGCCAGCCGGCCCGAGTGGCAGGAAGACGCGCTGGTGGCGCGCTTCCGTCGCGAGATCCTGCCGCAGCTGGATGCGTCCGAGCTGGCGCTGGAGCCCTGGCTGAAACCTGGCGCGTCGCACCTCGTGCCAGCGCGCCTGCTCGGAGCGCTGGATGCGTTGGGCTGAACTTGAAGGGCAACGCCTCGCGGTCTGGGGTTTCGGTCGCGAGGGTCGCGCTGCGCTCGATGCGATCGCCCGGCGCCTGCCCGGCCATGCGGTAGACCTCTACGTCGGCCCGGACGAAGGCGACGCCGCGCGCGCGGCGTATCCGTCGGCCACCGTGCACGCGACGCCGCCGGATGCGGCGGCGCTTTCCGCGTATGACGTGGTGGTGAAATCGCCGGGTATCTCGGCGTACCGGCCGGAACTGCTCGATGCGCAGGCATCGGGCACGCGCTTCACCTCGGGCACGGCGCTGTGGTTTGGCGGCCATGCCGGCACGCGCACGGTCGCCGTCACCGGGACCAAGGGCAAGAGCACCACATCGGCATTGATCGCGCATCTCGCGCGGTCGCTCGGCGTGCGCACCGCACTGGCCGGCAACATCGGCCTGCCGCTGCTGGAACTGGACGACGGCGAGGCCGACCTGTGGGTCATCGAGCTGTCGAGCTTCCAGACCAGCGAAGCGCTCGGCGTCGACCTCGGCGTAGTCACCAGCCTCTACGAAGAACACCTCGACTGGCATGGCTCGCGCGAGCGCTACGTCGACGACAAGCTCAAGCTGCTGGCCGCCTCGTCGCGCGTGCTGGTCAATGCGATGCAGCCGGCGTTGCTGGCGCGTGCGGCGGATCATCCCGGCCTGCATACCTTCGGCGACGCCGATGGCTGGCACGTGGCCGAGGGCTGGATCCGGCGCGGTGGCGAAGACATCGTGCGCGCCGACCGCGTCGCCGCTCCCGGGCTGCATAACGCGATCAATGCGTGCGCCGCGCTTTCCGCGCTGGAACTGATGGGCCTGGACGCACGTGCCGCCGCACCGGCGCTGTCGACCTTCCTGCCGCTGCCGCATCGCCTGCAGCCGCTGGGCGAGCAGGGCGGGCTGCAATGGATCAACGATTCGATCAGCACCACCCCACTGGCGAGCCTGGCGGCGCTGGAAAGCGTGCACGACGATCGCGTCGCGCTGATCGTTGGCGGGCACGATCGCGGGCTGGACTGGACGGTGTTCGTCGAGGCGATGCGTGCGCAGGCGCCGCTGGCGATCGTATGCCAGGGCAAGAACGGTCCGCGGATCGCCGATGCGCTGGAAGCGGCGGGCGTGGCGGGCGTGTACCGCGCCGTCGATCTCGCCGCGGCGGTCGGTGCCGCGCGCAATGCGCTGGAAGGCCGCGGCACGG
This window harbors:
- a CDS encoding bifunctional aspartate kinase/diaminopimelate decarboxylase, which codes for MSENANAPLPANAPWIVMKFGGTSVATAARWRNILELAASRRAEGARVLIVVSALSGITDGLKQLCTHTEPKRRSDAASALADRHHALLGEMSLALPETLGARLADLAALADGGPDVLGELAWQAAVQAHGELMSSALGAAFLSANGLPTAWLDARECLHAVALPNQNERTRLLSAMVEPHPDPALSAMLAARGEVFITQGFIARDDDGRTVLLGRGGSDTSAAYFGALLAAARVEIWTDVAGMFSANPRQVAGARLLQRLDYEEAQEIASTGAKVLHPRCLSPLREPRVPLLVKDTNRPELEGTVIGPEVREHAPSIKAISARKGITLVSMESVGMWQQVGFLADVFDAFKRHGLSVDLIGSAETNVTVSLDPTENLLDSDAIAALAADLARVCRVKVIAPCAAITLVGRGMRSMLHKLSGVLAEFGQLRVHLISQSSNNLNLTFVVDEDVVDDMLPRLHELLIGAGALRTDDSVVFGPAWQSLYGSGETPLPAAAWWQAERPRLMQLAAERTPRYAYHLPTVRSQARKVKSLQAIDRAHYAVKANTHPGILKVLAEEGFAFECVSPGELEAVAAVVPESVPLLFTPNFAARRDFEAALKTRATITIDALHPIEHWGDLFAGRDIVLRVDLGRGLGHHQKVKTGGTGSKFGVPIEQVDRFLRLADDAGARVIGLHAHLGSGILDAAHWGEVYSQLAALAERIGTISILNIGGGLGVPSHPGETALDMVALDRVLTSVRQAYPQFQVWMEPGRFLVADAGVLLAKVTQEKEKGTNVRYLGLDTGMNSLIRPALYDAWHEIANLSRFGEPATTMYQVVGPICESGDILGSDRRLPESQEDDVILIAQGGAYGAVMASRYNLRDAADEVLLP
- a CDS encoding UDP-N-acetylmuramoyl-L-alanine--D-glutamate ligase: MRWAELEGQRLAVWGFGREGRAALDAIARRLPGHAVDLYVGPDEGDAARAAYPSATVHATPPDAAALSAYDVVVKSPGISAYRPELLDAQASGTRFTSGTALWFGGHAGTRTVAVTGTKGKSTTSALIAHLARSLGVRTALAGNIGLPLLELDDGEADLWVIELSSFQTSEALGVDLGVVTSLYEEHLDWHGSRERYVDDKLKLLAASSRVLVNAMQPALLARAADHPGLHTFGDADGWHVAEGWIRRGGEDIVRADRVAAPGLHNAINACAALSALELMGLDARAAAPALSTFLPLPHRLQPLGEQGGLQWINDSISTTPLASLAALESVHDDRVALIVGGHDRGLDWTVFVEAMRAQAPLAIVCQGKNGPRIADALEAAGVAGVYRAVDLAAAVGAARNALEGRGTVVLSPGAPSFDQFRDYAERGKRFAQLAGFDARAAGIQGLGVA